CACCCCTCTCTCTTTGGCTCCTGCTTCGGCAGGAGTCCTTTTTTATTTTATTTTGTGTGACTCCGATTGTAAAATTTTAAAGGAAAAGGGTACAATATGATAGAGATCTTGAAATATCTCACATGTTAGAAGAGCGTGAATCTCAATATGTTTGATTATACAAAAGGGTGGCTGGTCATGAAACGAAATATATACATACTGCTGGGTGTTGTTTTGCTTGTGGGCATTGCTTTGGCCCAAAATGCAGATAACGGAATCGCAGCCGTGTTTAAGCAAGAGGAGCCAATGCCGACGGAGACGGGGCCTAAAGCGGGTTTACTGGCACCAGCATTCTCTTTGAAAGCCATGGATGGGAAAACCTACGCTGTAGGTGGAGCCAAGGAAAAGGCCATCTTCGTCAGTTTCTGGGCATCCTGGTGTGAACCATGCAAGCAGGAAGCTCCTGCGCTCAATACATTGGCAGCAAAATACAAGGATAAACTGGATCTCTACGGTGTGAATGTAACTTCGTACGATAAAATCAGGGATGCCAAAGCTTTTGTAGATGAATACAAACTGACGTTCCCTATTCTGCTTGATGAAGACGGAACAGCATATGCCAAATATAACGGTTTAGCTTTTCCGACGAATGTACTGATTGATTCCCGAGGTGTCGTTCAGGAAATTATCTTGGGGATTTTGCCTGAGAAAGAGCTGGAGCGCAAAATCAAGGAGTTAATTGCGGATTAACCAAGCAAGAAGCTAGCCAAGCAAGAAGCTAGCCAAGCGAGAAGCAAAAGCGCCTGTCTTCCAATGTTTTTTGGAGACAGGCGCTTCTTTTATTTTCCGGGAAATATGCATTAATGGTTGCTTAGTCCGTGAGCAGGGATGTTGACTACGCCAGGCTCGTCCTGCAATTTTTCCTGAAGAAGGGCATAACGGAAACTGTGTACGAGGGCTTCCCAGCTCGCTTCAATCACGTTCTCGGATACACCGACCGTATTCCACGTGTTTTCTGTGTTTTTGGATTCAATTAATACACGAACCTTTGCGGCAGTAGCATCTTTCTCATCCAGAACACGTACTTTATAGTCGGACAGATGCATGTTGGCAAGGGAAGGGAAGTACTGCACAAGTGCTTTCCGAAGTGCGTTATCCAGTGCGTTGACCGGACCGTTTCCTTC
This window of the Paenibacillus marchantiae genome carries:
- a CDS encoding TlpA family protein disulfide reductase, with protein sequence MKRNIYILLGVVLLVGIALAQNADNGIAAVFKQEEPMPTETGPKAGLLAPAFSLKAMDGKTYAVGGAKEKAIFVSFWASWCEPCKQEAPALNTLAAKYKDKLDLYGVNVTSYDKIRDAKAFVDEYKLTFPILLDEDGTAYAKYNGLAFPTNVLIDSRGVVQEIILGILPEKELERKIKELIAD